A region from the Mycolicibacterium litorale genome encodes:
- a CDS encoding TOBE domain-containing protein, translating to MPTIRIRQAAELLGVSDDTVRRWIDDGSLAASVDASGRKVVDGADLAAFARNHAAAAPKDPLGIASSARNRFAGLVTNVVSDTVMSQVEMQCGPFTLVSLMSTDAVRELDLRPGSIAVAVVKATTVIVETPGGQP from the coding sequence GTGCCGACGATCCGGATCCGCCAAGCTGCCGAGCTGTTGGGCGTCAGCGACGACACCGTCCGGCGATGGATCGACGACGGCTCGCTCGCCGCGTCGGTCGATGCCTCCGGCCGCAAGGTGGTCGACGGTGCCGACCTCGCCGCGTTCGCCAGGAACCACGCCGCCGCCGCCCCGAAGGATCCGCTCGGGATCGCCAGTTCGGCCCGCAACCGCTTCGCCGGGTTGGTGACCAATGTGGTCAGCGACACCGTCATGTCACAGGTTGAGATGCAGTGCGGGCCCTTCACGCTGGTGTCGTTGATGAGCACCGATGCAGTACGGGAGCTCGACCTGCGTCCGGGCAGCATCGCCGTGGCGGTGGTCAAGGCGACCACCGTGATCGTCGAGACTCCGGGCGGCCAGCCGTGA
- the modA gene encoding molybdate ABC transporter substrate-binding protein encodes MLGVVLLAAALTACTRQSAGEDTLMVFAAASLKNAFTDIGQRFEADHPGVGVEFSFAGSSDLVTQLTQGASADVFASADIRNMDRAAAAGLLDGSAVPFATNRLTIAVTAGNPKGIASLRDLDRPGTAVVLCAEQVPCGAASRAAERAAGVELRPVSEETSVTDVLNKVVSGQADAGLVYVTDVQAAGEAVSSVEISEAAEAVNTYPIATLTESGKPTLAREFVAAVTGSVGQDALRAAGFGPP; translated from the coding sequence ATGCTGGGCGTGGTGCTGCTCGCCGCGGCTTTGACGGCGTGCACCCGCCAGTCCGCCGGCGAGGACACGCTGATGGTGTTCGCGGCGGCATCGTTGAAGAACGCGTTCACCGACATCGGGCAGCGCTTCGAGGCCGACCATCCCGGGGTGGGCGTGGAGTTCTCGTTCGCCGGGTCCTCCGATCTCGTCACGCAGTTGACGCAAGGAGCCTCCGCCGACGTCTTCGCATCGGCCGACATTCGCAACATGGACCGTGCCGCGGCGGCCGGGCTGCTCGACGGCTCCGCGGTGCCGTTCGCGACGAACCGGCTCACCATAGCCGTCACCGCGGGAAACCCGAAAGGTATTGCGTCGCTGCGTGATCTGGACCGCCCGGGTACGGCGGTGGTGCTGTGCGCGGAACAGGTGCCGTGCGGTGCGGCGAGTAGGGCCGCCGAACGAGCGGCCGGCGTCGAACTGCGCCCGGTGAGTGAGGAGACCTCCGTCACCGATGTGCTCAACAAGGTGGTCAGCGGGCAGGCCGATGCGGGGCTGGTGTACGTCACCGACGTCCAGGCAGCCGGTGAGGCGGTGTCCTCGGTCGAGATCTCCGAAGCCGCCGAAGCGGTCAACACCTATCCGATCGCGACGCTCACCGAATCCGGGAAACCCACGCTGGCGCGGGAGTTCGTCGCGGCGGTGACGGGATCTGTCGGCCAGGACGCCCTCCGCGCAGCGGGATTCGGGCCGCCGTGA
- a CDS encoding Zn-ribbon domain-containing OB-fold protein — MTTFERPMPVKTPTTAPFWDALAQHKIRIQYSPSSDVYVFYPRVRTPRTLADDLEWREISGLGTLYSYTVARRPVGPHFADAVPLLTAIVEWDEGPRFSTELVNVAPEDIRVGMRVRPVFFDYPDHDVTMLRYEPDVP, encoded by the coding sequence ATGACCACCTTCGAGCGGCCCATGCCGGTCAAGACGCCGACGACGGCACCATTCTGGGATGCCTTGGCGCAACACAAGATCCGCATCCAGTACTCACCGTCCTCCGATGTGTACGTGTTCTATCCGCGGGTGCGCACGCCCAGGACGCTGGCCGACGACCTGGAGTGGCGCGAGATCTCCGGCCTGGGGACGCTGTATTCGTACACGGTCGCGCGCAGACCCGTCGGGCCGCACTTCGCCGATGCGGTGCCGCTGCTGACGGCGATCGTGGAATGGGATGAGGGGCCGCGGTTCTCGACCGAGTTGGTCAACGTGGCGCCCGAGGACATCCGGGTGGGGATGCGGGTGCGTCCGGTGTTCTTCGACTATCCCGACCACGACGTCACGATGCTGCGCTACGAGCCGGACGTCCCATGA